Sequence from the Deinococcus arcticus genome:
TCACCGTTGCGCTGTTCAGCGTGGCGCTGGGCACCCTGATGGGTCTGCTGGCCGGATTTCTCAGTGGCCGGGTGGATACCGTGATCAGCCGCTTTATCGAGATCATGCTCTCCATTCCAGAGCTGCCCCTGCTGCTCACCATCAGCGGCCTGCTGCTGTCCAGCGACAACCCCACGCTGCAGCGCCTGCGGGAATACCCCAATGCCAGCGTCTTTATCATCGTGGGCCTGTTTACCTTCTTCGGCTGGATGGGCACGGCGCGGCTGGTGCGCGGCGAGGTCCTGAAACTCAAGAACCTTGAATATGTGGACGCCGCCCGTGCCCTGGGCGCCCGCAGCGCGCGCATCATGTTCCGTCACCTTGCCCCGAACATCATCGCTGTGATCATCGTGAACGGCACGCTGGCCGTGGGCGGCGCCATCCTGGGCGAGGCGGCGCTGTCGTTCCTGGGCTTCGGTATTCAGCCGCCTGTGTCCACCTGGGGCAACATGCTGTCGCGTGCCAACGAAGTGGTGCTGGAACACCCCTACCTCGCGCTGTATCCGGGCCTGATTATCCTGATCACGGTGCTGGCCTTTAACTTCCTGGGCGACGGCCTGCGCGACGCCTTCGACCCCAAGAGCCGGCTGTAATCGTCCCGGGCAACCCCTGCCCCTCTGTGTTTGCCCCCGCCCAGCGGGGGTTTTTTCCTGGCTGCTTTCTCTTTCGCGTATGCTGACAGGGTGATTGTGCTTGGGATTGATCCTGGACTGGCGAACCTCGGCCTTGGGCTGGTCGAGGGTGATGTCCGCAAGGCCCAGCACCTCTACCACGTGTGCCTGACCACGGAAAGTGCCTGGATCATGCCCCGGCGCCTGCAGTACATCCACGAGGAACTGTCGCGTCTGCTGGCCGAATACCGCCCGGACGCGGTGGCCATCGAGGACCAGATTCTGCGCAAGCAGGCGGATGTGGCCTTCAAGGTGGGGCAGGCGTTCGGGGTGGTGCAACTGGCCTGCGCCCAGGCGGGGGTGCCGGTGCACAGCTACGGCCCCATGCAGGTCAAGCGCTCGCTGGTGGGCACCGGCCGCGCCGAGAAAGAGCAGGTGATCTACATGGTCAAGGCGACGCTGGGCGTGCGCGAACTGTTCAACAACCACGCCGCCGACGCCCTGGCCCTGGCGCTGACCCACCTGGCCAGCGCGCCGCTGCAGAGCCGCGCCGCCCAGCTGCTGGCGCGCTGAGGTGCGCCTCTCGCTGGCACTGCCGCTGCTGCTGTCGGTGGCGCTGACCTTCGCGTGGCTGTGGTTTTTCGTGCGGCGCGACCGCCACCCAGAACCCCTGTGGCTGCTGGCGCGCACCTTCGCCTGGGGCATGCTGGCCTGGGTGATCGCCGCAGCCTTCGAAGCCAGTCTGGGGCACTGGCTGGCCTCG
This genomic interval carries:
- a CDS encoding ABC transporter permease produces the protein MTTTVPAAPPRAQSRSTMSIAMRRLRKHKAAMVSLVVIALLILTAIFAPWIAPYDPNEQDLTGFFAPPGPQHVLGQDELGRDLLSRIVYGSRVSLLVGFTVALFSVALGTLMGLLAGFLSGRVDTVISRFIEIMLSIPELPLLLTISGLLLSSDNPTLQRLREYPNASVFIIVGLFTFFGWMGTARLVRGEVLKLKNLEYVDAARALGARSARIMFRHLAPNIIAVIIVNGTLAVGGAILGEAALSFLGFGIQPPVSTWGNMLSRANEVVLEHPYLALYPGLIILITVLAFNFLGDGLRDAFDPKSRL
- the ruvC gene encoding crossover junction endodeoxyribonuclease RuvC is translated as MIVLGIDPGLANLGLGLVEGDVRKAQHLYHVCLTTESAWIMPRRLQYIHEELSRLLAEYRPDAVAIEDQILRKQADVAFKVGQAFGVVQLACAQAGVPVHSYGPMQVKRSLVGTGRAEKEQVIYMVKATLGVRELFNNHAADALALALTHLASAPLQSRAAQLLAR